One genomic segment of Rhizorhabdus phycosphaerae includes these proteins:
- a CDS encoding sensor histidine kinase yields MTAIVDLSLRLAGRKPDLTADLLVAAAAIGLAASGRLIVDIFAPGVAPYAFVFPFIILASLVAGMRAGLIAAAVCQLLIWYFVVPEPRSFVIVTKDAIGLLVSSFSLVLAVCVISAFRSTALRLREEERRHVEFLSLALREVDHRTRNNFQIAASLLISRAMSHADPDVQSEFRAAAGRLQSLAAVYSNLALSSADLTNVLLHDHLRDVCDRIREAMLPPGITLSLDAEPIQVPAKTAVAIALIVNEAITNAAKHAFPDGLGEIALWLRREKDGLVVTIEDNGVGRSDAPSEKGHGSGASLMRLLARSLSATLDISAASTIDRGTRCELRVPIPVN; encoded by the coding sequence ATGACCGCCATCGTCGACCTTTCGCTGCGCCTTGCAGGACGCAAGCCCGATCTGACCGCCGACCTGCTGGTCGCTGCGGCCGCCATCGGTCTCGCCGCATCGGGTCGACTGATCGTCGACATCTTCGCGCCCGGGGTGGCGCCTTACGCCTTCGTCTTTCCCTTCATCATTCTTGCCAGCCTCGTTGCCGGCATGCGGGCTGGCTTGATCGCTGCAGCGGTGTGCCAGCTTCTGATCTGGTATTTCGTGGTCCCCGAGCCGCGCTCCTTCGTCATCGTGACCAAGGATGCCATCGGCCTGCTGGTCTCGTCTTTCTCGCTTGTGCTAGCGGTGTGCGTGATCTCCGCCTTTCGCTCGACCGCGCTGCGGCTGCGCGAGGAGGAGCGCCGCCATGTCGAATTTCTGTCGCTGGCGCTGCGCGAGGTCGATCACCGGACGCGCAACAATTTCCAGATCGCGGCGTCGCTGCTGATATCCAGGGCGATGTCCCACGCCGATCCCGACGTGCAGAGCGAGTTTCGGGCGGCGGCAGGCAGGCTGCAATCGCTTGCCGCAGTCTATTCAAACCTCGCCCTCAGCAGCGCGGACCTCACCAACGTCCTGCTGCACGACCATCTCCGCGACGTTTGCGACCGGATCAGGGAAGCGATGCTCCCGCCCGGCATCACGCTGAGCCTCGATGCGGAACCCATCCAGGTGCCGGCCAAGACGGCGGTCGCCATCGCCCTGATTGTCAACGAGGCGATCACCAATGCAGCCAAACATGCCTTTCCCGACGGGCTGGGAGAAATCGCCCTGTGGCTGCGCCGCGAGAAAGACGGGCTGGTGGTGACGATCGAGGACAATGGGGTCGGCCGGTCGGACGCGCCATCCGAGAAGGGGCATGGCAGCGGAGCAAGCCTGATGCGGCTGCTGGCGCGATCGCTGTCGGCCACGCTCGACATCAGCGCGGCGTCGACGATCGACCGCGGCACGCGATGCGAGCTTCGCGTGCCGATACCGGTAAATTGA
- a CDS encoding DUF2497 domain-containing protein — MPSRAAVPPRPTIGQAAAPVDRDPPPPWPIRSEAAAPPPAPPVPDSILELTEAVPDPGRTPPRPAESRPVQRAVERLRQAEAQAPATVSRPVPRDLLPRTPAPRATGGDITLDALVREALQPILTEWVERNLPDIVERLVQAEIRRMMEKDG, encoded by the coding sequence ATGCCGAGTCGCGCTGCGGTTCCGCCGCGCCCGACAATCGGACAGGCTGCGGCGCCGGTCGACCGCGACCCACCGCCACCCTGGCCGATTCGCAGCGAGGCTGCCGCGCCGCCGCCGGCTCCACCGGTTCCCGACTCGATCCTCGAACTGACCGAGGCGGTCCCCGATCCCGGGCGTACGCCGCCCAGGCCGGCTGAATCCCGGCCGGTGCAGCGGGCCGTCGAACGCCTGCGGCAGGCCGAAGCGCAGGCCCCTGCGACGGTGTCGCGTCCGGTGCCGCGCGACCTTCTCCCGCGCACGCCGGCGCCAAGGGCGACAGGCGGCGATATCACGCTCGATGCGCTCGTCCGCGAGGCGCTGCAGCCGATCCTGACCGAGTGGGTCGAGCGCAACCTGCCGGACATTGTCGAGCGGCTTGTCCAGGCCGAGATTCGGCGCATGATGGAAAAGGACGGCTGA
- a CDS encoding protein-L-isoaspartate O-methyltransferase family protein, whose translation MTEQNFDQMRRAMVVSQLRTTGVSDARVVAAMGEVARERFVPADKAAIAYAEIALPLGKGRSLNPPMVTGRLLTQAQVAAGDTVLLVGAATGYTAALLLALGASVVAVEEDEALFAQGKAAVPGATWVKAALTAGSKDAAPYSLILIDGAVEQVPQALVDQLADGGRLVGALIENGVSRLVSGARAGKGFGTTAFADADAAILPGFEKPAGFSF comes from the coding sequence GTGACCGAGCAGAATTTCGATCAGATGCGTCGCGCGATGGTGGTGAGCCAGCTCCGGACCACCGGGGTCAGTGACGCGCGGGTCGTCGCCGCGATGGGCGAGGTCGCGCGTGAGCGCTTCGTTCCGGCGGACAAGGCCGCGATCGCCTATGCCGAAATCGCTCTGCCGCTGGGCAAGGGCCGTTCGCTCAATCCGCCGATGGTGACGGGGCGCCTGCTGACGCAGGCGCAGGTCGCAGCGGGCGACACCGTCCTGCTGGTCGGTGCGGCGACGGGTTACACCGCGGCCCTGCTCCTCGCGCTCGGCGCCAGCGTCGTCGCGGTGGAGGAGGACGAAGCCCTATTCGCGCAGGGTAAGGCGGCCGTTCCGGGAGCCACTTGGGTCAAGGCGGCGCTGACCGCCGGCAGCAAGGACGCTGCGCCTTATTCGCTGATCCTGATTGATGGCGCTGTGGAACAGGTTCCGCAGGCACTGGTCGATCAGCTGGCGGACGGAGGGCGCCTCGTCGGGGCGCTCATCGAAAATGGCGTCAGCCGACTGGTCTCGGGCGCGAGGGCGGGCAAGGGGTTCGGAACGACGGCATTCGCCGACGCCGATGCCGCCATCCTTCCCGGTTTCGAGAAGCCTGCCGGATTCAGCTTCTGA
- a CDS encoding alpha/beta hydrolase family protein produces the protein MQKISLLAIGLLAGLGASAHARPLTITDVATLSRIGSADVSPDGRWLVWDQRETDLAANKGRTDLWRLDLSRKGALPEKLVADPAKNESGPAFAPDGQWVFFTADKDGKNAIWRVSVGGGAPELVADQDVGGFRIAPTGDKLLVWADRPVGARSLADTKPEAKGGSGRTYDDYFVRHWDSWADGQRSQLFVLPLSAGKASGDGVPLVGALVGDAPSKPYGDGSEVSWSKDGKTVYFTLREAGRTEPLSTNLDIFAVPADGSAAPVNLTVANKATDTKPSVSPDGKWLAYVAMKRPTYEADRLVVHLRNLATGETRALTEAWDRSADSLTWSKDGKTLYVTAEDTGTGAIFAVDVAKGRVTRLTQGGTAGGVLATPKGYVYTLNSLTAPSDFYAVSGKGKPVRLTSVNRERLAGIDMPTVEHVSFAGANGDTVWAYVLKPAGLAEGAKAPMAFLIHGGPQGSFGDGWSYRWNPAVFTGAGYGAVMVDFHGSTGYGQGFIDAINQDWGGKPLQDLKAGFAAVTQRFTWLDGSRACAAGGSYGGYMTNWIAGNWPDGFKCLVTHAGVFDARAMAYETEELWFDEWEHGGPYFEVPGNYEKWNPVNHVTAWKTPMLILHGEKDFRIPYTQGIAAFTAARRRDVETRLVVYPDENHWILKPKNSIQWYDEVLGWMNKHTKAE, from the coding sequence ATGCAGAAAATCTCGCTTCTGGCCATTGGCCTCTTGGCGGGTCTCGGCGCTTCCGCCCATGCCCGCCCCCTCACCATCACCGACGTCGCCACTCTGTCCCGCATCGGCAGCGCCGACGTGTCTCCGGACGGACGCTGGCTCGTCTGGGACCAGCGCGAAACAGATCTCGCGGCGAACAAGGGGCGCACCGATCTCTGGCGCCTCGACCTGAGCCGCAAGGGCGCGCTCCCCGAAAAGCTCGTCGCCGATCCCGCGAAGAATGAGAGCGGCCCGGCCTTCGCACCCGACGGCCAATGGGTGTTCTTCACCGCCGACAAGGACGGGAAGAACGCGATCTGGCGCGTGTCCGTCGGTGGCGGCGCACCGGAACTAGTCGCCGATCAGGACGTCGGCGGCTTCAGGATTGCACCGACCGGCGACAAGCTGCTGGTCTGGGCCGATCGCCCCGTCGGTGCGCGTTCGCTCGCCGACACCAAGCCCGAGGCGAAGGGCGGCAGCGGCCGGACCTATGACGATTATTTCGTCCGCCACTGGGACAGTTGGGCCGACGGGCAGCGCTCGCAGCTGTTCGTCCTGCCGCTGTCGGCGGGCAAGGCGAGCGGTGACGGCGTACCGCTGGTCGGCGCTCTTGTCGGCGATGCTCCGTCCAAGCCTTATGGCGACGGCAGCGAGGTCAGCTGGAGCAAGGATGGCAAGACCGTCTATTTCACGCTGCGCGAGGCGGGGCGGACCGAACCGCTGTCGACCAACCTGGACATCTTCGCGGTGCCCGCCGACGGCTCGGCGGCCCCGGTCAACCTGACCGTCGCGAACAAGGCCACTGACACGAAGCCCAGCGTTTCGCCCGACGGCAAATGGCTTGCTTATGTCGCGATGAAGCGGCCGACCTATGAAGCCGACCGGTTGGTGGTGCATCTGCGCAACCTCGCGACCGGCGAAACGCGCGCGCTGACCGAGGCGTGGGACCGCTCGGCCGATAGCCTGACCTGGTCTAAGGACGGCAAGACGCTCTACGTCACCGCCGAGGACACCGGCACCGGCGCGATCTTCGCGGTCGACGTCGCCAAGGGCAGGGTTACGCGCCTCACCCAAGGCGGGACGGCGGGCGGCGTTCTCGCGACGCCGAAGGGTTATGTCTATACATTAAACAGCCTGACGGCGCCGTCCGACTTTTACGCGGTCAGCGGCAAGGGCAAGCCCGTCCGCCTGACGTCTGTGAACCGCGAGCGGCTGGCGGGAATCGACATGCCGACGGTCGAGCATGTCAGCTTCGCGGGGGCCAATGGCGACACCGTCTGGGCCTATGTCCTGAAGCCCGCCGGCCTCGCCGAGGGCGCGAAGGCGCCGATGGCCTTCCTGATCCACGGTGGACCGCAGGGCTCCTTCGGCGACGGATGGTCCTATCGCTGGAACCCGGCGGTCTTCACCGGCGCCGGCTATGGCGCGGTCATGGTCGATTTCCATGGCTCGACCGGATACGGGCAGGGCTTCATCGATGCGATCAACCAGGATTGGGGCGGCAAGCCGCTCCAGGATCTGAAGGCGGGCTTCGCGGCGGTCACGCAGCGCTTCACCTGGCTCGACGGCAGCCGCGCCTGCGCGGCGGGCGGTTCCTATGGCGGCTATATGACCAACTGGATCGCCGGCAACTGGCCCGACGGTTTCAAGTGCCTCGTCACCCATGCCGGCGTCTTCGACGCGCGCGCCATGGCCTATGAGACCGAAGAGCTGTGGTTCGACGAGTGGGAGCATGGCGGCCCCTATTTCGAGGTGCCCGGGAATTACGAGAAGTGGAATCCGGTCAACCATGTCACCGCGTGGAAGACGCCGATGCTGATCCTGCACGGCGAGAAGGATTTCCGCATTCCCTATACCCAGGGGATTGCCGCCTTCACCGCTGCGCGCCGCCGCGACGTCGAGACGCGGCTGGTGGTCTATCCCGACGAGAACCACTGGATCCTCAAGCCGAAGAACAGCATCCAATGGTATGACGAGGTGCTCGGCTGGATGAACAAGCACACCAAGGCGGAATGA
- the pstC gene encoding phosphate ABC transporter permease subunit PstC: MASAASDTARFGPSRSTGEAIFQAACLGAATMLLVTLGGVVVSLAIGGWPAFAEFGLGFLTSSEWNPVTEVYGAAGPIVGTLITAFLALVMALPLALGVAVFLVEFCPRTIAQPVAIAVELLAGIPSIVYGMWGLFVLAPWFAEHVQLPLIMEAEPGSWQESLFSGIPNGANIFTASVILAIMILPYMAAVFRELFMTVPAQLREAAYGLGCTPFEVVRSVIIPYVRRGVVGVVMLGLGRALGETMAVTFIIGNAHGFPDSIFASGSTIASTIANEFAEATSDMHSAALVALGLVLFFITFGVLAIARALLGGQKY; the protein is encoded by the coding sequence ATGGCCAGCGCCGCATCTGACACCGCTCGTTTCGGTCCGTCGCGTTCGACGGGTGAGGCGATATTCCAGGCCGCCTGCCTCGGTGCGGCGACGATGCTGCTCGTCACGCTGGGGGGCGTGGTGGTCAGTCTCGCCATCGGCGGCTGGCCTGCCTTCGCCGAGTTCGGGCTGGGCTTCCTGACCTCCAGCGAGTGGAATCCCGTCACCGAGGTCTATGGCGCGGCCGGGCCGATCGTCGGCACGCTGATCACCGCCTTTCTCGCGCTGGTCATGGCTCTGCCGCTGGCACTGGGCGTCGCGGTGTTCCTGGTGGAGTTCTGCCCGCGGACCATAGCGCAGCCGGTGGCGATCGCCGTCGAACTGCTCGCGGGTATTCCCTCGATCGTCTATGGCATGTGGGGCCTGTTCGTGCTGGCGCCCTGGTTCGCGGAGCATGTGCAACTCCCGCTGATCATGGAGGCCGAGCCCGGCTCCTGGCAGGAAAGCCTGTTCTCGGGCATCCCGAACGGCGCCAACATCTTCACCGCCTCGGTGATCCTCGCGATCATGATCCTGCCCTATATGGCGGCGGTCTTCCGTGAACTGTTCATGACCGTGCCGGCCCAACTGCGCGAAGCAGCCTATGGCCTCGGCTGCACGCCGTTCGAAGTCGTCCGGTCGGTGATCATTCCCTATGTCCGGCGCGGCGTCGTCGGCGTCGTTATGCTCGGTCTCGGACGCGCCCTCGGCGAGACGATGGCGGTGACCTTCATCATCGGCAACGCGCATGGCTTCCCCGACTCGATCTTCGCCTCCGGGTCGACCATCGCCTCGACCATCGCGAACGAGTTCGCCGAAGCCACCAGCGACATGCACAGCGCCGCGCTGGTCGCGCTCGGCCTGGTGCTGTTCTTCATCACCTTCGGCGTCCTCGCCATCGCCCGGGCGCTGCTCGGCGGCCAGAAATATTGA
- a CDS encoding TolC family outer membrane protein — MSAALLALVLASSPATADTLREALARAYASNPTLTGARAGLRATDEGVEIARAPGLPDVAATAGYNEYVKRSANAFTFPKRAVQAAATVTVPIYQGGGIRNSIRAAKARVEQGRASLLGTEANVFTSVVAAYMDVIRDTAIVNLNEGNVGVLETNLQASRDRFEVGDLTRTDVAQSEARLAGARANLRSAQAQLDASRQTYLEVVGTFPDTLQPPPALPGLPASSEDAVELAVANNPDLAAARQATRAAQYDIGVAEATRMPRLQAFGQGDYTDYRGTLAGGLAGVAQIDKTATVGLQAQIPLYQGGEPAARVRQAQARKSQAIEAETAAERAVIADARIAFARYEASLGVIDSSEAAVAANELALEGVRAEQGVGTRNLLDVLNAEQELLNSRSTLVSAKRDAYVAGFALLAAMGRAQAKTLGLDGGSLYDPVSNYKRVHGRIWDWDSDPKPKPVATSTRKEPSVSAVPSHSAVATPGK, encoded by the coding sequence GTGTCCGCCGCACTGTTGGCGCTCGTCCTGGCGTCGTCGCCGGCCACGGCCGACACGCTGCGTGAGGCCTTGGCCCGAGCCTATGCTTCGAATCCGACTTTGACGGGTGCCCGGGCCGGCTTGCGCGCGACCGACGAGGGGGTGGAGATCGCCCGTGCGCCGGGATTGCCGGATGTCGCCGCAACGGCCGGCTATAATGAATATGTGAAGCGCTCGGCGAACGCTTTCACCTTTCCCAAGCGCGCGGTCCAGGCAGCGGCCACCGTCACCGTGCCGATCTATCAGGGTGGCGGCATCCGCAATTCGATCCGCGCGGCCAAGGCGCGCGTCGAGCAGGGGCGGGCGAGCCTGCTCGGAACCGAGGCGAACGTGTTCACCTCGGTGGTGGCCGCCTATATGGACGTGATCCGCGACACCGCGATCGTCAACCTCAACGAGGGCAATGTCGGCGTGCTGGAGACCAATCTCCAGGCAAGCCGCGACCGTTTCGAGGTGGGAGACCTGACCCGGACCGATGTGGCGCAGTCCGAAGCTCGGCTAGCCGGTGCGCGCGCCAATCTGCGCTCGGCGCAGGCGCAGCTCGACGCGAGCCGGCAGACCTATCTCGAGGTCGTCGGCACCTTTCCCGATACACTGCAGCCGCCACCGGCGCTGCCGGGTCTTCCGGCCAGTTCGGAAGATGCCGTGGAACTTGCGGTCGCCAATAATCCTGACCTTGCGGCAGCGCGCCAGGCGACCCGCGCCGCGCAATATGACATCGGCGTTGCGGAGGCGACGCGGATGCCGCGTCTGCAGGCCTTCGGCCAGGGCGACTATACCGATTACAGGGGTACGCTCGCCGGTGGTCTTGCCGGGGTCGCACAGATCGACAAGACCGCCACAGTCGGTCTCCAGGCGCAGATTCCGCTCTATCAAGGCGGCGAGCCGGCCGCGCGCGTCCGCCAGGCGCAGGCGCGCAAGAGCCAGGCGATCGAAGCCGAAACGGCGGCCGAGCGCGCCGTGATCGCCGACGCGCGGATCGCCTTTGCCCGATACGAGGCCTCGCTGGGCGTGATCGACTCCTCGGAAGCAGCGGTCGCCGCCAATGAACTGGCGCTCGAAGGCGTGCGCGCCGAGCAGGGCGTCGGCACGCGCAACCTGCTCGATGTGCTCAATGCCGAACAGGAATTGCTGAACTCCCGCTCGACCCTGGTGTCGGCCAAGCGCGACGCCTATGTGGCCGGCTTCGCATTGCTGGCGGCGATGGGGCGCGCGCAGGCGAAGACGCTTGGGCTCGACGGCGGCTCGCTCTACGATCCCGTTTCCAACTACAAGCGGGTGCACGGCCGGATCTGGGACTGGGACAGCGATCCGAAGCCCAAGCCTGTCGCGACGTCGACCCGCAAGGAGCCGAGCGTGTCCGCCGTTCCCTCGCACAGCGCTGTGGCAACGCCCGGGAAATAG
- the pstA gene encoding phosphate ABC transporter permease PstA, translated as MDRALYRRLSNYLFVALTAIATLIALTALILILWSLLTKGLGGIDAKIFTMTQPAPGSEGGLSNAIMGSIMMCGMGLLIAVVVGVLAGTWLSEYGGSTPYGAAVRFLNDVLLSAPSILIGLFVYEIMVRPFHGFSAIAGAVALAIIAMPIVTRTTEDILSLQPSALREAGMALGASRAFVIRKVVWKSARAGLITGALLGFARISGETAPLLFTALGNQFFSVDPTQPMASLPTTIFQFALSAYEDWQRLAWVGALLIAVAVLSINIIGRVVAREARR; from the coding sequence ATGGATCGCGCCCTGTATCGCCGCCTCTCCAACTATCTGTTCGTCGCGCTCACCGCGATTGCGACGCTGATCGCGCTTACCGCTCTGATTCTCATCCTTTGGTCGCTGCTCACCAAGGGGCTCGGCGGGATCGACGCGAAGATCTTCACGATGACCCAGCCGGCACCGGGGTCGGAGGGCGGCCTGTCCAACGCGATCATGGGCTCGATCATGATGTGCGGTATGGGCCTGCTGATCGCGGTGGTGGTGGGCGTGCTCGCCGGCACCTGGTTGTCCGAATATGGCGGCAGCACGCCTTATGGTGCTGCGGTCCGTTTCCTCAACGACGTGCTTTTGTCGGCGCCATCGATCCTCATCGGTCTGTTCGTCTATGAGATCATGGTGCGGCCCTTCCACGGCTTCTCGGCTATCGCCGGTGCCGTGGCGCTGGCGATCATCGCCATGCCGATCGTAACCCGCACGACCGAGGACATATTGAGCCTGCAGCCCAGCGCCCTGCGCGAAGCGGGCATGGCGCTGGGCGCCAGCCGCGCCTTCGTCATCCGCAAGGTGGTGTGGAAGTCCGCCCGCGCCGGCCTGATCACCGGCGCGCTGCTCGGCTTCGCACGCATCAGCGGCGAAACCGCACCGTTGCTGTTCACCGCGCTCGGCAATCAGTTCTTCTCGGTCGATCCCACGCAGCCCATGGCCAGCCTGCCGACCACCATCTTCCAGTTCGCGCTGTCCGCCTATGAAGACTGGCAGCGCCTGGCCTGGGTCGGCGCGCTGCTGATCGCCGTCGCCGTATTGTCCATCAACATCATCGGGCGCGTCGTCGCCCGGGAGGCCCGCCGATAA
- a CDS encoding PAS domain-containing protein, translating into MQAPSVPHSGEGNPLGPYAIEGLFDDPELQGITRFAAELCDCPIALVSLVEEERQRFVARTGLAATETLRSLSFCAHAMTGHSVMEVPDAREDDRFRTNALVVGEPNIRFYAGAPLRSVQGRPLGSLCVISPEPRAGLTAFQRQGLDVLAGAVMRFLEDRREKLAHHIWEQAAEADLAESEERFRVLADAMPQMVWSTRPDGYHDYYNARWYDFTGATPGETAGNGWNGQFHPDDQERAWAVWRHSLETGEPYEIEYRLRRADGAYRWTLGRALPMRDERGSILRWFGTCTDIHDQRMLREQQDLLSRELGHRIKNIFMVVTSLLRLSGRSDPALKHYALRLSEQIGALGRAYDYVRPQDGASAFTLQGMLRELFAAYNFDGEDRVRVTGENVVLPEKHMTPLALTFHELATNAVKYGALASAEGTVELSIARHGDELHLDWIERGNEVRQATGHQGFGSELIRASIERQLRGTFTREWLPTGLNAKAVIPLGT; encoded by the coding sequence TTGCAAGCGCCGAGCGTTCCGCATTCAGGCGAGGGCAATCCCCTTGGACCCTATGCGATCGAAGGCCTGTTCGACGATCCGGAGTTGCAGGGCATCACCCGCTTTGCCGCAGAACTGTGCGATTGCCCGATCGCGCTCGTAAGCCTTGTCGAAGAAGAGCGGCAGCGATTCGTCGCTCGAACGGGCCTTGCCGCCACGGAGACGCTGCGCAGCCTGTCCTTCTGCGCCCACGCCATGACGGGACATAGCGTGATGGAGGTGCCTGACGCTCGTGAGGATGATCGCTTCCGCACCAATGCGCTGGTGGTGGGAGAACCCAACATCCGCTTTTATGCGGGGGCGCCGCTGCGGTCGGTGCAAGGCAGGCCGCTAGGTTCGCTCTGTGTGATTTCGCCCGAACCGCGCGCCGGATTGACTGCTTTCCAGCGACAAGGGCTGGACGTTCTTGCGGGCGCGGTGATGCGCTTTCTGGAGGACCGGCGGGAGAAGCTCGCCCACCATATATGGGAGCAGGCGGCCGAGGCGGATCTGGCCGAGAGCGAGGAGCGGTTTCGCGTTCTTGCGGATGCCATGCCGCAAATGGTCTGGTCGACGCGTCCGGATGGGTATCACGACTATTACAACGCCCGCTGGTACGACTTTACCGGTGCGACCCCCGGTGAGACTGCGGGAAACGGATGGAATGGGCAATTCCATCCCGATGACCAAGAGCGTGCCTGGGCGGTCTGGCGTCATTCGCTCGAGACCGGCGAGCCCTATGAGATCGAATATCGTCTGCGTCGCGCCGATGGAGCCTATCGCTGGACGCTCGGGCGTGCGCTGCCGATGCGAGACGAGCGAGGGTCCATTCTGCGCTGGTTCGGAACCTGCACCGACATTCATGACCAGCGAATGCTGCGGGAGCAGCAGGACCTCCTCTCGCGTGAGCTCGGCCACCGGATAAAGAACATCTTCATGGTCGTGACCTCGCTGTTGCGCCTGTCTGGCCGCAGCGATCCGGCCTTGAAACATTATGCTCTCCGGCTCAGCGAGCAAATCGGTGCTCTCGGGCGGGCCTATGACTATGTGCGTCCGCAGGATGGGGCGTCTGCCTTCACCCTCCAGGGGATGCTGCGCGAATTGTTCGCGGCGTATAATTTCGACGGCGAAGATCGTGTCCGGGTCACCGGAGAGAATGTGGTCCTCCCCGAAAAGCATATGACGCCGCTCGCGCTGACCTTCCACGAGCTCGCGACCAACGCGGTCAAATATGGCGCTTTGGCGAGCGCGGAAGGGACGGTGGAGCTATCGATCGCTCGCCATGGCGACGAGCTTCACCTCGACTGGATCGAACGCGGGAATGAGGTCCGGCAGGCAACTGGCCATCAGGGTTTCGGATCGGAACTCATCCGCGCGAGTATCGAACGTCAGCTGCGCGGCACGTTTACGCGCGAGTGGCTTCCGACGGGCCTCAATGCGAAGGCCGTTATCCCGCTCGGGACCTGA
- a CDS encoding phosphate ABC transporter ATP-binding protein: MTDLPSHLSEEVHLAFPPSDRLAIEARKLDFFYGKTQALFGVDLPVERNKITALIGPSGCGKSTLLRALNRIYDLYPRQHAVGRILLDGHDVLADRKSLQRLREREGTIDEATMVRSPVDVAGLRARVGMVFQKPTPFPMSIYDNVAFGVRLYQRKSRAEMDVIVEKSLRRAALWDEVKDKLHSSGLGLSGGQQQRLCVARGIAVEPDVLLLDEPASALDPVSTAKLEETLIELREDFTIVIVTHNLQQAARISNHTGFMYLGRMMEFQPTEELFANPRGQRTRDYVTGRFG; the protein is encoded by the coding sequence ATGACCGACCTTCCTTCGCATCTGTCCGAAGAGGTCCATCTGGCCTTCCCGCCGAGCGACAGGCTCGCGATCGAAGCGCGGAAGCTGGATTTCTTCTATGGCAAGACCCAGGCCCTGTTCGGGGTCGATCTGCCGGTCGAACGCAACAAGATCACCGCTCTGATCGGCCCGTCGGGTTGCGGCAAGTCGACCCTGCTGCGCGCGCTCAACCGGATCTACGACCTTTATCCGCGGCAGCATGCGGTCGGTCGCATTCTGCTCGACGGCCATGACGTGCTGGCGGATCGCAAGAGCCTGCAGCGGTTGCGCGAGCGTGAGGGCACGATCGACGAGGCGACGATGGTCCGCTCGCCGGTCGACGTCGCGGGCCTTCGCGCGCGCGTGGGCATGGTGTTCCAGAAGCCCACGCCGTTTCCGATGTCGATCTACGACAATGTCGCCTTCGGCGTACGCCTCTACCAGCGCAAGAGCCGCGCGGAGATGGATGTGATCGTCGAGAAGTCGCTGCGTCGCGCCGCGCTGTGGGACGAGGTCAAGGACAAGCTCCACAGCTCGGGCCTCGGCCTTTCCGGCGGTCAGCAGCAGCGGCTCTGCGTCGCTCGCGGCATCGCGGTCGAACCCGACGTCCTTCTGCTCGACGAGCCCGCCTCGGCGCTGGACCCGGTGTCCACCGCGAAGCTGGAAGAGACGCTGATCGAGCTGCGCGAGGATTTCACCATCGTCATCGTGACGCACAACCTCCAGCAGGCGGCGCGCATCTCCAATCATACCGGTTTCATGTATCTTGGCCGGATGATGGAGTTCCAGCCGACCGAGGAACTGTTCGCCAATCCGCGCGGGCAGCGAACCCGCGATTATGTGACGGGCCGCTTCGGCTGA